One Cytophagales bacterium DNA window includes the following coding sequences:
- the lpdA gene encoding dihydrolipoyl dehydrogenase gives MDYNVIVIGSGPGGYVAAIRCAQLGLKTAIVEKYSTLGGTCLNVGCIPSKALLDSSEHFHNAEHTFAEHGIDIPKPKVNLKQMIDRKSDVVKQNVDGIAYLMKKNKIDVHQGLGSFVDKNTIKVSGEKETTITGEKIIIATGSKPASLPFIQIDKKRVITSTEALELKEVPKHMIIIGGGVIGMELGSVYGRLGAKVSVVEFLDGIIPSMDKTMGKELQKSLKGLGFDFYLKHKVTDVKATAKQVKVTAENDKGETVELKGDYCLVSIGRRPYTDGLGLENVSVKVSDRGQIEVDDHLRTNVDNIWAIGDVVKGAMLAHKAEEEGVFVAEQIMGQKPHIHYHLIPGVVYTWPEVASVGFTEEQLKAEGRQIKIGKFPYKALGRARASMDTDGLVKVIADKATDEILGMHIIGARAADMIATGVTAMEFRASAEDVARMSHAHPTYMEAVKEACLAASENRPIHI, from the coding sequence ATGGATTACAATGTAATAGTAATTGGTTCCGGTCCTGGTGGTTATGTCGCAGCCATTCGCTGTGCACAACTAGGATTAAAAACGGCTATCGTCGAAAAATATAGCACCCTGGGAGGTACTTGCCTCAATGTAGGATGTATTCCTTCAAAAGCACTGCTGGATTCTTCAGAGCATTTTCACAATGCGGAACACACCTTCGCCGAGCATGGCATTGATATTCCCAAACCCAAGGTGAATCTCAAGCAGATGATCGACCGGAAATCGGATGTGGTCAAGCAAAATGTAGATGGGATCGCTTACCTGATGAAGAAAAACAAGATCGATGTGCATCAGGGACTCGGCTCCTTTGTTGATAAAAACACGATCAAAGTTTCCGGAGAGAAAGAAACGACCATCACCGGAGAAAAAATCATCATTGCGACAGGTTCCAAGCCTGCTTCGTTACCCTTTATTCAGATCGATAAGAAAAGGGTCATTACAAGTACGGAAGCGCTGGAGCTAAAAGAAGTGCCTAAACACATGATCATCATTGGTGGTGGTGTGATTGGCATGGAGCTGGGATCTGTTTATGGTCGATTGGGTGCAAAAGTTTCGGTAGTTGAATTCCTCGATGGCATCATCCCTTCCATGGATAAAACCATGGGTAAAGAATTGCAAAAATCCTTGAAAGGGCTTGGGTTTGATTTCTATCTGAAGCACAAGGTCACTGATGTGAAAGCAACAGCCAAACAAGTAAAGGTGACCGCTGAAAATGATAAAGGTGAAACTGTTGAGCTGAAAGGGGATTACTGTCTGGTATCGATCGGCCGACGACCTTACACCGATGGTTTAGGGCTGGAAAATGTCAGCGTGAAAGTCAGTGACCGAGGCCAAATTGAAGTGGATGATCACTTGAGAACCAATGTCGACAACATTTGGGCCATCGGTGACGTGGTGAAAGGTGCGATGCTTGCACATAAAGCCGAGGAAGAAGGCGTTTTCGTCGCAGAGCAGATCATGGGTCAAAAACCTCACATTCATTATCACTTGATCCCAGGGGTAGTTTACACCTGGCCAGAAGTGGCGAGTGTAGGTTTCACCGAAGAGCAATTGAAAGCGGAAGGCCGCCAAATCAAAATAGGAAAATTCCCTTATAAAGCCTTAGGAAGAGCCAGGGCTTCAATGGATACCGATGGGTTGGTGAAAGTGATTGCCGATAAAGCCACTGATGAAATTCTGGGCATGCACATCATTGGTGCGCGTGCCGCGGATATGATTGCGACAGGGGTTACTGCTATGGAATTCCGTGCTTCTGCAGAAGATGTAGCGAGAATGTCGCATGCACATCCGACCTATATGGAAGCAGTGAAAGAAGCTTGCCTCGCAGCAAGTGAGAATCGACCAATTCATATTTGA
- the uvrA gene encoding excinuclease ABC subunit UvrA, which translates to MQETLAKEEAQEHKVQEEIIEIIGAREHNLKNISLNIPRNQLVVITGISGSGKSSLAFDTIYAEGQRRYMESFSAYARSFIGDMERPDVDKINGLSPVISIEQKTTSRNPRSTVGTVTEIYDFLRLLFARAGIAYSHISGKKMVKQTQDQILDHILQQYDGQKLSLMAPVVKGRKGHYRELFQQIRKMGFAKVRVDGEVQDLVPKMQVDRYKTHDIEIVVDRIIVEEKYLARISGSIGTALKHGNGIMMTLDAENDPSHFSKNLMDPETGLAYDDPAPNTFSFNSPYGACPECNGLGQIDEISQEAVMPDMDLSISRGGIAPLGEYRDIWIFKKIEAILKKHKVNLSTPLKKVPEEVIHTLLYGDNEPVAVSSVKYPGTDWNTKFEGIINFLEKQKDFGTEKTQQWIKDFTNSRVCPSCNGLRLKKESLQFKIADKNIGELAQLTVGELGEWFVGLEERLDEKQNIIATEILKEIRKRIGFLLDVGLDYLSLNRPLKTLSGGEAQRIRLATQIGTQLVNVLYILDEPSIGLHQRDNVKLIQALKDLRELGNTVIVVEHDKDMMLESDFVVDIGPGAGRHGGQIVANGTPAKILASDSVTANYLNNKLRIAVPEKRRTGNGKQLLLKGATGHNLKGVDLKLPLGSMICITGVSGSGKSTLIHETLYPALKKAIYKSRKEPLPYKSLKGLEEIDKVIEVDQSPIGRTPRSNPATYTGVFSDIRTLFAELPEAKIRGYKPGRFSFNVKGGRCETCQGGGMRLIEMDFLPDVHVPCETCKGKRYNRETLEVRFKGKSISDVLDMTVEQAVEFFEHQPKIVRKIKTLNDVGLGYISLGQHATTLSGGEAQRVKLATELSKKDTGKTFYILDEPTTGLHFQDIQHLLDVLNKLADKGNTVLIIEHNMDVIKVCDYLVDLGPEGGSGGGTIVGQGTPEKLAKVKESYTAKFLKEELK; encoded by the coding sequence ATGCAAGAGACCTTAGCAAAAGAAGAAGCTCAAGAACATAAAGTACAGGAAGAAATCATTGAGATCATCGGTGCGCGCGAGCACAATCTCAAGAACATCAGCCTGAACATTCCAAGAAACCAACTGGTCGTCATTACAGGGATCAGTGGCAGTGGAAAATCCAGTTTAGCGTTCGATACCATCTATGCCGAAGGCCAGCGAAGGTACATGGAGAGCTTCTCTGCGTATGCGCGATCTTTTATCGGTGACATGGAACGTCCGGATGTCGATAAGATCAATGGCTTGAGCCCTGTGATTTCCATCGAACAGAAGACCACCTCCCGTAATCCTCGATCAACGGTAGGGACGGTCACCGAGATCTATGACTTTCTTCGTTTGTTATTTGCCAGGGCAGGTATCGCCTATTCCCACATCAGCGGGAAGAAAATGGTGAAGCAGACCCAGGATCAGATCCTGGACCACATTTTGCAGCAATATGACGGCCAAAAACTGAGCCTGATGGCGCCAGTGGTCAAGGGTCGAAAAGGACACTACAGGGAGCTTTTCCAACAGATTCGTAAAATGGGCTTTGCCAAGGTAAGGGTAGATGGAGAAGTGCAGGACCTGGTGCCCAAAATGCAGGTGGATCGTTACAAGACGCACGATATCGAAATTGTAGTGGACCGGATCATCGTGGAGGAGAAATACCTCGCACGCATATCAGGATCGATCGGAACGGCTCTGAAGCATGGTAATGGGATCATGATGACCCTGGATGCAGAAAATGATCCGTCGCATTTCAGTAAAAACCTGATGGACCCGGAGACGGGGCTGGCGTATGACGATCCAGCTCCGAATACGTTCTCGTTCAATTCACCATATGGGGCTTGTCCTGAGTGCAATGGCCTGGGACAAATCGATGAGATTTCACAGGAGGCTGTGATGCCGGACATGGACCTGAGCATCAGCCGTGGAGGAATCGCACCACTCGGCGAATACCGGGACATTTGGATCTTCAAGAAGATAGAGGCGATCCTGAAAAAGCATAAAGTCAATCTGAGTACGCCGCTAAAAAAGGTGCCGGAAGAAGTTATTCATACGCTGCTTTACGGGGATAATGAGCCCGTAGCGGTCAGCTCTGTGAAATATCCCGGAACCGACTGGAATACTAAGTTTGAAGGGATCATCAACTTCCTGGAGAAGCAGAAAGATTTTGGAACGGAGAAAACCCAGCAGTGGATCAAAGACTTCACGAACAGCCGAGTATGTCCGTCTTGTAATGGCCTGCGATTGAAAAAGGAATCCCTACAATTCAAGATAGCTGACAAGAACATTGGAGAACTGGCCCAACTGACCGTAGGCGAGCTAGGTGAATGGTTTGTAGGGCTTGAAGAAAGGTTAGACGAGAAGCAAAACATCATCGCTACCGAGATCCTCAAAGAGATCAGAAAGCGGATCGGATTCTTGTTGGATGTAGGATTGGATTATTTAAGTCTAAATCGGCCATTAAAGACCCTTTCAGGAGGGGAGGCACAACGTATCCGATTGGCTACTCAGATCGGTACGCAATTGGTGAACGTACTCTACATCCTCGATGAGCCCAGTATCGGGTTGCATCAACGCGATAACGTCAAGTTGATCCAGGCGCTCAAAGACCTTCGCGAATTAGGTAATACGGTGATCGTTGTTGAGCATGACAAAGACATGATGCTAGAATCAGATTTTGTCGTGGATATTGGTCCTGGTGCCGGAAGACATGGGGGACAGATTGTGGCCAATGGGACTCCTGCTAAAATCCTGGCCAGTGATTCTGTTACCGCAAATTACCTCAATAACAAACTACGAATTGCAGTTCCTGAGAAACGCCGGACAGGAAATGGAAAGCAATTGCTCCTCAAAGGAGCCACAGGTCATAACCTAAAGGGTGTGGATTTGAAGTTGCCTTTGGGAAGTATGATTTGTATCACAGGTGTGTCTGGAAGTGGGAAGTCTACGCTGATACATGAGACGCTTTATCCAGCATTAAAGAAAGCCATCTACAAATCCCGAAAGGAGCCTTTGCCTTACAAAAGCCTGAAAGGCCTTGAAGAAATAGATAAAGTAATTGAGGTCGATCAGTCACCGATTGGCAGGACGCCAAGATCAAACCCAGCGACCTATACAGGAGTATTTTCGGATATCCGAACGCTATTTGCCGAACTGCCAGAAGCCAAGATCCGTGGCTACAAACCAGGCCGTTTTTCCTTCAATGTGAAGGGTGGAAGATGTGAGACTTGCCAGGGCGGTGGAATGCGTCTCATCGAGATGGATTTCTTGCCAGACGTTCATGTGCCATGTGAAACGTGTAAGGGGAAACGCTATAATAGAGAAACGCTTGAAGTCCGGTTCAAAGGGAAGTCTATTTCCGACGTGCTGGACATGACCGTGGAGCAGGCGGTGGAGTTTTTTGAGCACCAGCCGAAGATTGTACGAAAGATCAAGACATTGAATGATGTGGGCCTTGGTTATATATCCCTGGGTCAGCACGCGACGACCTTGTCCGGAGGAGAAGCTCAACGTGTAAAACTAGCTACGGAGCTTTCTAAGAAAGATACTGGTAAAACCTTCTACATCCTTGATGAGCCAACAACCGGACTGCACTTTCAGGACATACAGCACTTATTGGATGTCTTGAATAAGCTGGCCGACAAAGGCAATACAGTCCTGATCATCGAACACAACATGGACGTGATCAAAGTCTGTGATTACTTAGTGGATCTTGGCCCGGAAGGAGGGTCCGGAGGAGGAACCATTGTCGGACAAGGAACCCCCGAAAAACTCGCCAAAGTCAAAGAAAGCTATACCGCGAAGTTTTTGAAAGAAGAACTGAAGTAG
- a CDS encoding TIGR00730 family Rossman fold protein encodes MEEDQNNESTLPSGFLDKDWTEIKSTDSWVIFKVMSEFVEGFEKLARIGPCVSIFGSARTKPDNPYYQSAEKIAELLVDKGYGVITGGGPGIMEAGNKGAFQKKGKSVGLDIELPFEGSHNEYIDRDKVISHDYFFVRKVMFVRYSQGFIVMPGGFGTLDELFEALTLIQTEKITKFPVVLVGKSFWSGLVDWIKTTLLERENNISEKDLDLFSVVDEPEEAVEVIEKFYSQYKLSPNF; translated from the coding sequence ATGGAAGAAGATCAAAATAACGAATCTACCCTACCCAGCGGATTTCTTGACAAAGATTGGACAGAGATCAAAAGTACCGACTCCTGGGTCATTTTTAAGGTTATGTCGGAATTCGTAGAGGGCTTTGAAAAGCTCGCTAGAATCGGCCCCTGTGTATCTATTTTTGGTTCGGCGCGGACCAAACCTGACAATCCCTATTACCAATCGGCGGAGAAAATTGCCGAACTGTTGGTGGACAAAGGTTATGGTGTCATCACCGGTGGTGGTCCCGGGATCATGGAGGCCGGTAACAAAGGAGCTTTTCAGAAAAAAGGAAAATCCGTGGGTCTGGACATTGAACTGCCCTTCGAGGGTTCACACAACGAATACATAGACCGTGATAAGGTCATCAGCCATGATTACTTCTTCGTGAGAAAGGTGATGTTTGTACGCTACTCACAAGGCTTCATTGTCATGCCTGGTGGTTTTGGTACCCTGGATGAATTATTTGAGGCATTGACTTTAATTCAGACAGAAAAAATCACAAAATTCCCCGTTGTACTGGTAGGTAAGTCATTTTGGAGTGGCCTGGTTGACTGGATCAAAACCACGTTGTTAGAGCGTGAAAATAATATCAGTGAAAAAGACCTGGACCTGTTTTCCGTAGTAGATGAACCAGAAGAAGCAGTGGAGGTCATTGAAAAGTTCTACAGTCAATACAAGTTATCGCCGAACTTTTAA
- a CDS encoding TIGR01777 family oxidoreductase — translation MSSKILITGGTGLVGTRLSEKLAQMGHQVTHLSRRANPHAKFPAFKWDIEKGEIDPKALEVDHIIHLAGAGVGDQKWTERRKKVIYDSRIDSTKLLHDKVKEAGISLKSFLSASAIGYYGMDTGDQLLAEDSPGANDFLAQVTADWEKAAEGFEELNIPLIYLRIGVVFSSKGGALVKMAQPVRFGVGAALGSGKQYISWIHIDDICAMIIWLLENKKEGIYNGVAPNPKTNSEVTKAIAQTLKRPLFLPPVPAFVLKMMLGEMSSIAQGGNKVSAQKLVDEGFEFQFNDIRSALSDIYEKGV, via the coding sequence ATGAGTTCCAAAATATTAATTACCGGTGGTACTGGCCTGGTAGGCACTAGATTAAGTGAGAAACTAGCACAAATGGGCCATCAGGTCACGCACCTGAGCCGTAGGGCGAATCCTCATGCCAAATTTCCTGCTTTTAAGTGGGACATAGAAAAGGGAGAAATCGACCCAAAGGCGCTGGAAGTAGATCATATCATTCACCTGGCGGGAGCTGGAGTGGGCGATCAGAAGTGGACCGAAAGACGGAAGAAAGTCATTTATGATAGCCGTATCGATTCCACGAAATTGTTGCATGATAAGGTAAAGGAAGCAGGCATTTCTTTGAAATCATTTTTATCTGCTTCAGCGATTGGTTACTACGGAATGGATACCGGAGACCAATTATTAGCGGAAGATTCTCCAGGAGCGAATGATTTTCTGGCACAGGTAACTGCAGATTGGGAAAAGGCCGCAGAGGGATTCGAAGAATTGAACATACCGCTGATTTACCTGAGGATCGGAGTGGTATTCTCTTCCAAAGGGGGAGCACTGGTAAAAATGGCCCAACCGGTCAGGTTTGGAGTGGGAGCAGCTCTTGGATCTGGGAAACAATACATCAGCTGGATACACATCGATGACATTTGCGCCATGATCATCTGGTTGCTGGAGAACAAGAAGGAAGGTATTTACAATGGTGTGGCCCCGAATCCAAAAACCAATTCAGAAGTGACCAAAGCCATTGCCCAGACGTTAAAAAGGCCTCTTTTTCTGCCTCCTGTTCCGGCATTTGTACTCAAAATGATGTTAGGAGAAATGTCATCTATCGCACAAGGAGGTAATAAAGTATCAGCACAAAAGCTGGTGGATGAAGGATTTGAGTTCCAGTTTAACGATATTAGGAGCGCCCTTTCAGATATTTATGAGAAGGGTGTTTAA
- a CDS encoding nucleoside phosphorylase, whose protein sequence is MNHFKSAPYTTFLSFWTREMIYFDDCDQKVALVGNFGIGGQAAAHMLEILIAAGTSQFIVVGHAGGLHTANSVGNLVLTDKAVRDEGLSHHYLPSDQYAYPSKKLSDKLKSSLAKQGIVHHIGSSWTLDSMYRETKEAIQYYANEGVATVEMELASLFAVAAYRDVAIASLLVINDYVTFEQWNEHLHAESTGKSTFPIR, encoded by the coding sequence ATGAATCATTTCAAATCAGCACCCTACACAACTTTTCTTTCCTTCTGGACCAGAGAAATGATCTACTTCGATGACTGTGATCAAAAAGTAGCGCTTGTTGGTAATTTTGGCATCGGTGGTCAGGCAGCTGCACATATGTTGGAGATATTGATCGCAGCAGGAACCAGCCAGTTTATTGTTGTAGGACATGCGGGTGGGTTACATACCGCCAACTCTGTAGGAAACCTTGTACTTACGGACAAAGCAGTCAGAGACGAAGGCCTATCTCACCATTATCTTCCTTCTGATCAATATGCTTATCCTTCTAAAAAGCTCAGCGACAAGTTGAAAAGTAGCTTAGCAAAGCAAGGCATCGTCCATCACATCGGTAGCTCCTGGACCCTGGACAGCATGTATCGGGAGACGAAGGAAGCCATTCAATACTATGCAAATGAAGGAGTTGCAACGGTAGAAATGGAACTGGCGTCACTATTTGCGGTCGCGGCCTACAGAGATGTAGCTATTGCTTCCCTCCTGGTCATCAATGACTATGTGACTTTTGAGCAGTGGAACGAACATTTACATGCTGAATCAACGGGAAAAAGCACTTTTCCAATCCGTTGA
- a CDS encoding TonB-dependent receptor, with amino-acid sequence MKKLTMLGLCLAFFLFATAASADPGIIRGTIYEQSTGEPLFGVAVRIQNTATGAVSDFDGKFQIKVEPGTYTIEASFVSFKTVTITDLVVAEDDITLIDAIWMEDAVEELEAIVVTGEVIKTNETALLTVKRKSANVMDGISAESFRKIGDGNAGQAAKRVTGVSVEGGKYVYVRGLGDRYTKTTLNGMDIPGLDPDRNSIQIDVFPTNLIDNMVILKSFTPDLPADFTGGIVNIETKDFPEDKIMDVSFGIDFNPAMHFNNDYITYDGSGTDWLGFDNGVRELPANARTTNIPSPINSSETETGEFLNQFSPTLGVKSATSFMNYNFGVSLGNQVQLPNGHTLGYLFSGNYKNSTNLYDDAYFGEYQNDRDIDVREFQRAATATGVLAENNVLLGGLAGLAYKTSLSKFRLTYMRLQNGESRAGDFNLVDDEDAVGKSGYLGLSENLEYNERSISTLFLNGEHHTNDDSWMVDWRVSSTWSSQEDPDIRRTAFTLINDNPRFAAGAAGNPSRLWRSLEEINVGGKVDVVKKHQLFNRDAKLKFGMSHTYKERDYEIVDFNVNFLAGGRLDWTGAASQVWTEETVFPAGFVYLVSGFGDPNPNQYNSNINNTGVYVSSEFSITEELKAIVGVRAENFVQRHTGRDQDAAGSIRGFQQDGFRDMDLIIAAIQANPERYGNVLDNDKVLDNLNFFPSVNLIYNLQDKQNIRFSYGRTIARPSFKELSFAQIIDPVSNRIFNGGLFSIDTWEGNLQETLIDNIDLRWEMFMNRGQLFSASVFYKKFDNAIELVRLPQQQTNAEFQPRNVGNGQLFGLELEFRKSLDFLSDKFSINGNVTLVESRLDFSEAEMLNRTARARTGEEIDDTRSMAGQAPWIVNAGISYNDYERQFDAGFFYNVKGRTLVVVAGGRDPDVFAEPFHSLNFNMNKSFGSDDQWSANFGVSNILGDKLEQLYRRAFSSAEDDNTEIFQRFSPGTSISAGIKYSFR; translated from the coding sequence ATGAAAAAATTGACGATGCTGGGCTTGTGCCTGGCCTTTTTTTTGTTTGCTACAGCTGCCTCTGCTGATCCCGGGATCATCCGAGGAACGATTTATGAGCAATCTACGGGGGAGCCCCTATTTGGCGTAGCAGTACGGATTCAGAACACTGCAACTGGCGCAGTTTCGGATTTTGATGGAAAATTCCAGATCAAAGTAGAGCCTGGTACCTACACGATCGAAGCTTCTTTTGTTTCCTTTAAGACCGTAACAATCACGGATCTTGTGGTTGCAGAAGATGATATCACTCTCATCGATGCCATTTGGATGGAAGATGCTGTGGAGGAATTAGAGGCGATCGTAGTAACCGGTGAGGTGATCAAAACTAATGAAACGGCCCTACTTACAGTAAAAAGGAAGTCTGCCAATGTAATGGATGGGATTTCTGCTGAAAGCTTTCGAAAAATTGGTGATGGAAATGCAGGACAGGCCGCCAAGCGTGTGACCGGAGTTTCTGTAGAAGGAGGAAAATACGTTTATGTAAGGGGGCTGGGAGACCGATATACCAAAACGACCCTGAATGGCATGGATATCCCTGGTCTGGATCCGGATAGAAACAGTATTCAAATTGATGTATTCCCTACAAACCTGATCGACAACATGGTCATCTTGAAGTCGTTCACACCGGACCTTCCTGCGGATTTCACTGGAGGAATTGTCAATATCGAAACCAAGGATTTTCCAGAAGACAAAATCATGGATGTGTCCTTTGGCATAGATTTCAATCCTGCCATGCACTTCAATAACGACTACATCACCTATGATGGCAGCGGTACAGATTGGTTAGGGTTTGACAATGGCGTTCGAGAACTTCCCGCCAATGCAAGAACCACAAACATTCCTTCTCCTATCAATTCTTCAGAGACGGAAACAGGAGAATTCTTGAATCAATTCAGCCCGACACTGGGAGTAAAATCTGCTACCAGCTTCATGAATTACAACTTTGGAGTTTCATTAGGCAATCAGGTTCAACTACCCAATGGTCATACGCTGGGCTATCTGTTCTCAGGAAATTATAAGAACAGCACAAACTTGTATGATGATGCTTATTTTGGCGAATATCAGAACGATCGGGATATCGATGTGAGGGAATTCCAGCGAGCGGCAACAGCAACCGGTGTACTAGCTGAAAACAATGTACTTCTCGGAGGTCTTGCCGGATTGGCTTACAAAACAAGTCTGTCAAAATTTCGATTGACTTACATGCGTCTTCAAAATGGAGAAAGCCGAGCCGGTGATTTTAACCTGGTGGATGATGAGGACGCTGTTGGTAAGTCTGGTTACCTGGGATTATCGGAGAACCTTGAGTACAACGAACGTTCTATATCTACACTTTTCCTGAACGGCGAGCACCATACAAATGATGATTCCTGGATGGTAGATTGGAGAGTTTCATCTACCTGGTCTTCACAAGAAGATCCTGACATTCGTCGTACCGCTTTTACGCTGATCAATGACAATCCACGTTTTGCTGCTGGAGCTGCTGGTAACCCAAGTAGACTTTGGAGAAGCCTGGAAGAGATCAATGTAGGTGGTAAAGTTGATGTCGTGAAGAAACATCAATTGTTCAATCGTGATGCCAAGTTGAAGTTTGGCATGAGTCATACTTACAAGGAAAGAGATTACGAGATTGTCGATTTCAATGTCAATTTCCTGGCAGGAGGCCGGTTAGATTGGACGGGTGCAGCAAGTCAGGTTTGGACTGAAGAAACCGTGTTCCCGGCAGGTTTTGTTTATTTGGTATCTGGATTCGGTGACCCTAACCCAAACCAATATAATTCGAACATAAATAATACTGGCGTCTATGTGTCCAGTGAGTTTTCCATCACTGAAGAATTAAAAGCCATTGTAGGAGTCAGAGCAGAGAACTTTGTGCAACGACATACAGGTCGTGATCAGGATGCTGCAGGATCTATCAGAGGATTCCAGCAAGACGGCTTCAGAGACATGGACTTGATCATTGCCGCAATACAGGCAAATCCTGAGAGATATGGAAATGTGTTGGACAATGATAAAGTATTGGACAATTTGAATTTCTTCCCATCAGTTAACTTGATCTACAACCTGCAAGACAAGCAAAACATCAGGTTTTCCTACGGTAGAACGATTGCCCGACCTTCATTCAAAGAGCTATCGTTTGCTCAGATCATTGACCCGGTATCTAACCGTATCTTCAATGGAGGTCTCTTCAGTATCGATACATGGGAAGGAAACCTGCAGGAAACTTTGATTGACAACATTGATCTGCGTTGGGAAATGTTCATGAACAGAGGTCAACTCTTTTCAGCATCTGTCTTTTACAAGAAGTTTGATAATGCCATCGAGTTGGTTCGACTTCCACAGCAACAAACCAATGCGGAATTTCAGCCTAGAAACGTTGGAAATGGTCAACTATTCGGCTTGGAATTAGAATTCAGAAAATCATTGGATTTCCTTTCGGACAAATTTAGCATCAATGGAAACGTTACTTTGGTTGAATCAAGACTTGATTTCTCTGAGGCTGAAATGCTCAACAGAACGGCAAGAGCAAGAACAGGAGAAGAGATTGATGATACACGAAGCATGGCCGGACAAGCTCCATGGATCGTTAACGCAGGCATTTCTTACAATGACTATGAAAGACAATTCGATGCAGGCTTTTTCTACAATGTAAAAGGAAGAACGCTTGTAGTCGTTGCAGGTGGTCGTGATCCAGACGTTTTCGCAGAGCCTTTCCACAGTTTGAATTTCAATATGAATAAGTCTTTCGGTTCCGATGACCAATGGTCAGCCAACTTTGGCGTATCTAATATCCTGGGAGACAAATTGGAACAACTCTATCGAAGAGCATTTTCGTCTGCTGAAGATGATAACACGGAGATTTTCCAACGTTTTAGCCCGGGAACCTCGATATCTGCCGGAATCAAATATTCATTTAGATAA